The stretch of DNA GCATTTCCGGCGGGATAAATCCAAGTCCCAGCTCTTTGTAAACTTCTCTCTCGGTGCCTCCGGCCGCAAAGACCTCTTTCCCGTTCCGGGTCACCTTGAAAACACCGTATTCGCTCAGCTTATATCCTTTGTTCTTTGCTATATGCCTCAACTTGACGTTGTGTTCCTTGGAACCCGTAAAATACTGGAGCGCCGCTCCATAAGAGTTCTTGTCCACAACCCTGAGATCTATCTGCGGCCCCCCCTTGAGCGATACGCTGGATTTTGTCGCGCCTTTCGCCACGATCGATCCAACTCCGGGAAAACCCGTGAAATGTTCCATCGCTTTTTCGGGGTCACTTACGGTAGCGAGTATATCTATATCCCCTATGGTCTCCCTTCCCCGCCTCAGGCTTCCGGCGATATCGGTCTTCCTGAAAAGCCCGCGTGGTTTTTCAAGATATTCGATCATGGCCCTGGCGTACGCGTAAGCCTCCGGCAATAGAAGCCTGCCCTGTTTTTTCCTGTAATGCTCAATGGACTCGAGTATCTTGGCCTCGGTCTTGTCCCCCATCCCCGGCAGCTCGGCTACACGGCCCGACTTACAGGCCTTTTCCAGGTCGTCCACATTATTGATGCCGAGCTCTTTTCGCAATTTGGATAATTTCTTCGGCCCGAGACCGGACAGGTTCAAGAGGTCAAGAAAGCCCGGCTCGAACTCGGACATGAGCTCATCGTAATACGCGAGACCCCCCGTTCCCAGCATTTCAATTATCTTCGCCTTGAGGTCCTTGCCTATACCCTCGATCCCATCCAGGGAACCCGGGTCTCCGGCGTAAAGGTCCGACAATTGACGGGCAAGTTCACTTATATTGCGCGCCGCCGTCCGGTACGCCCGAATCTTGAAGACATTGTCCCCTCTTATCTCAAGCGCGTCGGCTATCCTGAAAAATATTTCGGCTATCTGTTCATTGTTCATATTTA from Candidatus Omnitrophota bacterium encodes:
- the polX gene encoding DNA polymerase/3'-5' exonuclease PolX; translated protein: MNNEQIAEIFFRIADALEIRGDNVFKIRAYRTAARNISELARQLSDLYAGDPGSLDGIEGIGKDLKAKIIEMLGTGGLAYYDELMSEFEPGFLDLLNLSGLGPKKLSKLRKELGINNVDDLEKACKSGRVAELPGMGDKTEAKILESIEHYRKKQGRLLLPEAYAYARAMIEYLEKPRGLFRKTDIAGSLRRGRETIGDIDILATVSDPEKAMEHFTGFPGVGSIVAKGATKSSVSLKGGPQIDLRVVDKNSYGAALQYFTGSKEHNVKLRHIAKNKGYKLSEYGVFKVTRNGKEVFAAGGTEREVYKELGLGFIPPEMRENRGEIEAALSGTLPSRLVELDDLKGDLHLHTNATDGTATIKELAEAAKDKGYEYIAITDHSKLIRIAKGMDEKEILAHADRIRKVARSVKGLKILAGVEVDILADGTLDLEDYALKELDLVVAAIHSNFSLDREKQTERILRCLDNPYVNILAHPSGRLISTRKGLEADMDRVFSKAAEAGVFLEINTHGERIDLNDVNSMRAKELGAGVAINTDAHSVAQMDLMFYGVVTARRGWLEKKDVLNTHGYDALIKKIRGRRS